The Setaria italica strain Yugu1 chromosome IX, Setaria_italica_v2.0, whole genome shotgun sequence genome has a window encoding:
- the LOC101774725 gene encoding putative ubiquitin-like-specific protease 1B, with protein MNPATPDLLPERRKRRFDAPPLPRRFDAPQSHGRPSQRRRRWPFSPLLPENFFAFDMGNFISGLFGGRRPKDDGLGFYKGWCDARSRDLTVITDEETGTGQHLLGRTTKDWSRKAALEAVKGSQRQKSEPFYKKALGEARRNDNRLEERGIKVRLEEERLAGIRKPYKAAEEDLSELFKPLTDEEEKEVHDCFHARGPSSKVLVLHEPSNIEVSKEKFQCLIPGRWLNDEVILLLLNLYLELLKEREKREPKRFLKCHFFNTFFYKKLACGKNGYDYKSVKRWTTRRKLGYDLIECNKIFVPVHKDVHWCLAIINMKKNTFQYLDSLGGMDHNVLNMLARYIAEEVKDKSNEVIDTSSWQEDIVDDIPLQQNGWDCGMFMLKYIDFHSRGLSLSFRQKDMEYFRKRTAKEILKLRAD; from the exons ATGAACCCCGCCACTCCCGACCTCTTACCCGAGCGCCGCAAACGCCGCTTCGACGCCCCCCCCCTGCCCCGCCGCTTCGACGCCCCACAGAGCCACGGCCGCCCAagtcagcgccgccgccgctggcccttCTCCCCGCTCCTGCCAGAGAATTTCTTCGCATTTGACATGGGCAACTTTATTTCCGGCCTcttcggcggccggcggcccaAGGACGATGGGTTGGGGTTTTACAAGGGATGGTGCGATGCGCGGTCGCGGGATCTCACGGTGATTACGGATGAGGAGACCGGGACGGGGCAGCACTTGCTGGGCCGGACGACTAAGGATTGGTCGAGGAAGGCCGCCTTGGAGGCGGTGAAGGGTTCACAGCGGCAGAAGAGCGAGCCGTTCTACAAGAAGGCGCTGGGGGAGGCGAGACGGAATGACAATAGGTTGGAGGAGAGAGGGATCAAGGTGAGGCTCGAAGAGGAAAGGCTTGCTGGCATACGGAAGCCATACAAGGCTGCTGAGGAG GATTTATCTGAACTATTTAAACCTCTCACTGATGAGGAGGAAAAGGAAGTTCATGACTGTTTCCATGCTAGAGGTCCAAG TAGCAAAGTCCTAGTGCTGCATGAACCATCGAACATTGAGGTTAGCAAAGAGAAATTCCAGTGCTTGATACCCGGTCGCTGGTTAAATGATGAGGTAATACTCTT GTTATTAAACCTCTATCTTGAATTGTTGAAGGAGAGGGAAAAAAGAGAGCCGAAAAGGTTTCTGAAATGCCATTTCTTTAATACATTCTTTTATAAGAAA CTTGCTTGCGGAAAAAATGGTTATGACTACAAATCTGTCAAAAGGTGGACTACCCGTAGGAAGTTGGGATATGACCTCATTGAATGCAATAAA ATCTTTGTCCCTGTGCATAAAGATGTGCACTGGTGTTTAGCAATTATAAACATGAAGAAAAATACATTTCAGTACCTTGATTCTCTTGGCGGCATGGATCATAATGTACTAAACATGCTG GCTCGATATATTGCAGAGGAAGTGAAAGACAAAAGTAACGAAGTAATTGACACTAGTTCGTGGCAAGAAGATATAGTTGATGATATTCCTTTACAACAGAATGG GTGGGACTGTGGTATGTTTATGCTCAAGTACATTGATTTCCACAGCAGAGGATTGAGCTTATCTTTTCGTCAG AAAGACATGGAATATTTTAGGAAGAGAACAGCAAAGGAAATCTTAAAATTAAGAGCTGACTGA
- the LOC101774319 gene encoding ribosome biogenesis protein NSA2 homolog, which yields MPQGDYIELHQKRHGRRPDYEERKRKRQAREVHKNSKQAQKLLGAKGKRFAKKRYAEKAQMKKTLKMHDESTKRDKVEDVQEGALPPYLLDRDQTQRAKVLSNTIKQKRKEKAGKWDVPLPKVRPVAEEEMFKVLRTGKRKTKQWKRMVTKATFVGSGFTRKPPKYERFIRPTGLRFTKAHVTHPELKCTFNLDIISVKKNPNGPMYTSLGVMTRGTIIEVNVSELGLVTPAGKVVWGKYAQVTNNPENDGCINAVLLV from the exons ATG CCGCAGGGAGACTACATAGAGCTGCATCAGAAGCGCCATGGGCGGCGGCCTGACTATGAGGAGCGGAAGCGCAAGCGCCAGGCGCGCGAGGTGCACAAGAACTCGAAGCAGGCCCAGAAG CTGCTTGGTGCCAAGGGCAAGAGGTTTGCTAAGAAGCGGTATGCCGAGAAGGCGCAGATGAAGAAGAC TCTGAAAATGCACGATGAGTCAACTAAACGAGATAAGGTTGAGGATGTTCAGGAAGGAGCTCTCCCACCATATCTACTTGATCGTGATCAGACACAACGAGCAAAG GTTCTTAGTAACACTATTAAGCAAAAGAGGAAGGAGAAAGCTGGTAAATGGGATGTTCCTTTGCCAAAG GTTAGACCTGTGGCAGAAGAAGAGATGTTCAAAGTTCTTCGGACTGGCAAACGGAAAA CTAAGCAGTGGAAGAGAATGGTCACAAAAGCAACATTTGTTGGATCTGGATTTACAAGGAAGCCCCCAAAGTATGAGCGGTTCATCCGGCCAACTGGCTTGCGTTTCACCAAAGCTCATGTGACCCATCCTGAATTGAAGTGCACGTTTAATCTTGACATTATCTCAGTAAAGAAAAATCCTAATGGTCCAATGTATACATCTCTTGGTGTTATGACAAGGGGTACCATCATTGAG GTTAATGTGAGTGAACTTGGTCTTGTGACTCCTGCCGGAAAAGTTGTCTGGG GTAAATACGCTCAAGTTACTAACAATCCAGAGAATGATGGTTGCATCAATGCAGTCCTACTAGTGTAG
- the LOC101775128 gene encoding putative F-box protein PP2-B8, which produces MAGDHELTLTQVGDLPEVCLAHAIALTSPRDACRCAAVSPAFRAAADSDHVWRRFLPPGHRGATVLLPQGPPAKSTETSKDAYLRLCDAAVIVDGEGNGSMRMWLDKASGAKCYMLSARALSLPWDDGEFSWRWTPHPLSRFGDVAELVECSSLDIYGRLPAAELTPATSYAAYLVYGVAEGHRGLSYPDQETTVALGGGLVAAARARHAVCLHPAEEAEARKFRAVSRGAGEDSPRRPRLREDGWSEMEMGRLRTPSDGGGQEADQEVVVSFEVLGWYPKRGLIVEGVEFRPVN; this is translated from the exons atggccggAGACCACGAGCTCACCCTCACCCAGGTGGGGGACCTCCCGGAGGTCTGCCTGGCGCACGCCATCGCGCTCACGTCCCCGCGCGACGCCTGCCGCTGCGCCGCGGTCTCCCCGgccttccgcgccgccgcggactCCGACCACGTCTGGCGCCGCTTCCTCCCGCCCGGCCACCGCGGCGCCACCGTCCTCCTCCCGCAGGGACCACCGGCCAAGTCGACGGAGACAAGCAAGGACGCCTACCTCCGCCTCTGCGACGCCGCCGTCATCGTCGACGGCGAAGGCAACGGCAGCATG AGGATGTGGCTGGACAAGGCGAGCGGCGCCAAGTGCTACATGCTTTCGGCGAGGGCGCTGAGCCTGCCATGGGACGACGGCGAGTTCAGCTGGAGGTGGACGCCACACCCGCTCTCCAG GTTCGGTGACGTGGCCGAGCTGGTGGAGTGCTCGTCCCTGGACATCTACGGCCGGCTCCCGGCCGCCGAGCTCACGCCGGCGACCTCCTACGCCGCGTACCTGGTCTACGGCGTGGCGGAGGGGCACCGCGGCCTGAGCTACCCGGACCAGGAGACGACCGTGGCGCTGGGCGGGGgcctcgtggcggcggcgcgggcgcgtcACGCCGTGTGCCTCCACCCCGCCGAGGAGGCCGAGGCGCGCAAGTTCAGGGCCGTgtcccgcggcgccggcgaggactCGCCGAGGCGGCCGAGGCTGCGGGAAGACGGGTGGTCGGAGATGGAGATGGGGCGGCTGCGCACgcccagcgacggcggcgggcaggaGGCCGAccaggaggtggtggtgagcTTCGAGGTGCTGGGGTGGTACCCGAAGCGCGGGCTCATTGTCGAGGGCGTCGAGTTTAGGCCCGTCAACTGA
- the LOC101786209 gene encoding protein STRICTOSIDINE SYNTHASE-LIKE 10, with translation MARIKNLVAALLRAVALALLLTSSFSAAQPIKTTPTLWSFHLPLPNGVTGAESLAFDRRGQGPYAGVSDGRVLKWGGSTLGWTTFAHSPNYRKIPLCTASVVPSEETESICGRPLGLQFFAKTGDLYIADAYHGLMKVGPDGGEAEVLATQADGVPFHFVNGLDVDQATGDVYFTDSSITYPRRFNTEIMMNADATGRLLKYDARAKQVTVLRAGLPYPNGVAVSGDRTHVVVAHTVPCQAFRYWLKGSKAGQYELMADLPGYPDNVRRDAKGGYWVALNQEKARFDAAAPVKHLVGVRLGSDGVEVEELTAAKGVTLSDVAEKDGQLWLGSVELDYVGLVY, from the coding sequence ATGGCGCGCATTAAGAACCTGGTGGCGGCGCTCCTGCGTGCCGTCGCCCTCGCGCTCCTTCTCACGTCGTCGTTCTCCGCCGCCCAGCCGATCAAGACCACGCCCACGCTCTGGAGCTTCCATCTTCCGCTGCCCAACGGCGTCACCGGCGCCGAGAGCCTCGCCTTCGACCGCCGGGGCCAGGGGCCCTACGCTGGCGTCTCCGACGGTCGCGTCCTCAAGTGGGGCGGCAGCACCCTCGGCTGGACCACGTTCGCGCACAGCCCCAACTACCGGAAGATCCCGCTGTGCACGGCGTCCGTGGTGCCGTCGGAGGAGACGGAGAGTATCTGCGGGCGTCCGCTGGGGCTCCAGTTCTTCGCCAAGACCGGCGACCTCTACATCGCCGACGCGTACCACGGGCTGATGAAGGTTGGGCCCgatggcggcgaggcggaggtatTGGCGACCCAGGCCGACGGCGTGCCATTCCACTTCGTCAACGGTTTGGACGTCGACCAGGCTACCGGCGACGTCTACTTCACCGACAGCAGTATCACGTACCCGCGCCGGTTCAACACGGAGATAATGATGAATGCCGATGCGACGGGGCGGCTGCTAAAGTACGACGCGCGGGCGAAGCAGGTGACCGTGCTCCGGGCCGGCTTGCCGTACCCGAACGGCGTGGCAGTGAGCGGGGACAGGACACACGTGGTGGTAGCGCACACGGTGCCGTGCCAGGCGTTCAGGTACTGGCTCAAGGGCTCCAAGGCCGGGCAGTATGAGCTCATGGCGGACCTGCCGGGGTACCCGGATAATGTGAGGCGCGACGCTAAGGGAGGCTACTGGGTGGCGCTCAACCAGGAGAAGGCGCGGTTCGACGCGGCGGCTCCCGTGAAGCACTTGGTGGGCGTCCGGCTCGGGTCGGAcggcgtggaggtggaggagcttaCGGCGGCCAAGGGCGTCACGCTTAGCGATGTTGCCGAAAAGGACGGCCAGTTATGGCTGGGATCAGTGGAGCTCGACTACGTCGGTCTAGTTTATTAG